GGGCCATCTGTGTGACATTATGAAATTGTGCTAATGCATGTTTTTAGCTGAACGAGGTccagccatttatttatttaccaataATTTACTCAATCATTCTTTTAATAACACATGTTCTGAGCATACTGCCGGTGCCAGGCCGGGTATTAGGTGTACAGGCTCCAACAtaccagaagaaaggaagaaaaaagaaaaaggacaaaatccCTTCCTCAGGTTGACAATAGCAGATGCCTGGGGCCAGCAAAGGCTTCATTCTAAAAGTAAGTCACCCTGCTTACAAATGACTTCTGATCCAAAGGCACTCACCTTAAAATTACTTGGCCTAAGCTCAAAATAGGTAATATTCCCAAGAGCATAACAAATGAATCTGAAACGATAGCATCttttaaacattaaacagaaaagaacactAGTTAAACATTAATTGAGCAGAATGTGAAGGGTATTACCATAGATAtcatattattacatatatatttatacatatacacgcacacataaTCCTAGTAAGATCTGATGTTCCAAATGGCCCAGTCTGTATATTGAGTCACGTTGAAAGAGAACACAGACGGACACGGATGCTTTCAATGGTGTTAATGTTTATTGTGATGACATTTattgtgtgccagacattgttctgAGAGCTTTCCATGTGAAAAGTCATTAATCATTGGGAAATACTAcccctatgaggtaggtagtattattattcccattttacaaatggggacaGTAACGCACAGAAAAAGAGAGTAACTTGCGTAACATCACAAAGCCGGTAAGAATTTAAGCCCAGGAAACTGAGTTCCATGGTCTGTGCCTTAACATGTCCCCCTTCCGCTGTCACATCGCCTGATCGATCTGAATAATACGCATCTTTACCCTCGGAATTTTTAAAAGGCCTCTCTAAGGGTGTTAAACTAATCAGATTCCCAGAAATACTCTCTAGACcttgttccctctgcctaaaTTTCCATGTTCATAGGAGTGGCTGAATGAACACTGGCCCTGCTCACTGAGGTACTCCTGACTCTCACTGTTGTATTATACTTGTCCTCCATggctccttcccccttcctgtcCCTTCTGTCCCGTGCCTGCCATGAAGATTTCTTTGCTAGGAGTGGAGGCCAGAACACCTACTGCTGCCTTCATGGTAGCCTCAGGCTCCTTCATAATTGCTGTACCCTCCAAGACCTGTGGACAGTTTCTGATGCTGTTGGAAGAAAACACACAGAGGCCAACAGGAGTACAAGCTCTTGCCTTTTGCTCTGACcacttttcttcaaaatttatcACGGGAAATTTCTCATGAACAAATTCTCTTCTGCATTACATGTATGAATGTGTtgtctatatacatatgtatatataactatatatgcacatatataattttaaaatatatgttcttaGGTGTGATAATGTCTTTGTAGTTATGTTTTTTGAAGGCTTGGAGGAAGTGATACTCGAAATGGACTTGGAAGAAAGAGTAAGAATTggtggggaaggtgggaaggagggaggaaatatTTCTAGGGATGTCACAGGGAGGCCAGTTTATACTCAACAGTCTCCAGGGGATTTTCCTGTGGCTAGTGGAAAAGCTGCAAAAGACAgacgtgggttcaaaccctgggaAAGATTAGCAACAGCAGGCTGCCTGGAGGGACAATGAGCTATCTCTGGGGTTCATGGGGAACCCTCTACCCCACGTACACCCAGATAAGAGGAGACAATCAGCTCTCAGGGGTTTAACAGGAGAGCTTGAAACAATAGGGGAAGGGAGTAGGGGTTATGTCATCACTCATGTAGCAAACATTTGTTGTGCTCAGCGCTGAGATGCTAGGGACACGGGGCTAAAAAAACAAGCCTGAAACTCAGGATGTCACAGACTAGGTACAAATCGGGATTCTGTAGCCTCCCTTTGtaaatgatgacaataataataattatatagtcatatgatttttatatagGTTCTATTCCTTCTGGGAATACAACTCTACTTTCTAACAATCACTGGAGCATGAGCCCTGGGCTACAGCCAGTTTCCTGTTCCTCAGTGCTGATGGCCCCAGGCTCTCACGAACACCAAAGGACTGGTCACAGGAGCACAGGCACCCGCAAATAGAGAGTCACATCACCCACCGGGCTCTCACTGCCCCAAAGGGCAGATCTTTGGAATATCAAACCTATGTGATCTCATTGGGAGTTATCCAGTAAGAGGAAGAATAATACTTTCTGAACAATGGGAGACACAAGAATATTGCAAAACAGACATTTAGAGGAAACAATGGCATTTGAGCTCCCGTCAGGGGGTGCCTCCACCAGCAGCTAGATGGGTACACAAGTAACTTTCTGGGCTTCAGCttcttcacctgtaaaaaaaaaggggggggggcagaattcTACCTTTCTCCAGTAGGATAACACATGTGAAATGTTATGTGTAAATGTTACAGAGCTATATATATGGAAAgagtaacatttattgatttccaGTCACCATGTATAATAAGATAACTATCTGGACAGGACAAAGCTCCATTGCCATCCCTTCTGTGAAGAATTGTGTCTACCTGATCATTGTGTCAAGTTCGGTGCCTGgaacagagtaggtgctcaataaatactattgAATGAATGGGTCAAGCCAAGTAGAGTTGCCACAGAGGGTGGGTTTAGGGATTAAAGGACCatgattccccccaccccctgcccccagcctgagCTGTTCAGCCCCTGTCttcctctccatctttctcttcaTCCCCGTCATCGTCTCTGTGCCCCAGGCGGTCCTCACAGACAGCTATGTGCTCTCTATAGGAGCAGTCCCTGTGCTGTGGCACAgcacgggggcacctgggagccTTCCTGCGGTGAGGACAGCAGTGCAGCCCCCACTCCCTGCAGCTGCAGGGGGCCTGGGCTGCCCAGACGTAGGCGCCCACAGGCACCGCCAGCAACACAGCGCACAGGACCACTGTGATGTGCAGGAGGCGCTCCCGTCCCTCCAGCTCGCCATGGTCTCTGCCCGTCACAAAGACCACACACCGGCCCCTGCGTGGGGGCTGGCCCCCCAGGCTGAGGCATGCCTCATACTTTGTGCTGGGAAGGAGGTCATCCACGGCGTACGTGTTGATCCCGGGGCCGATGTGGACCACCTCCTTCTTGAGTGTTTCATCTGATGCAATGTAGAGGGTGAACCATTTCTCCTCAGGGGTGTCAACCACCGCAAACCACTCCAGCAGAATCCCATGCACTGTCTGCTTGACGACCCTCAGGTCAACATAGGCATTGCCATCCGAGGGGAAAAAGGCAGAATGGGGCACAGACAGGGTCTGGGCAGGCTGGACTTGGAGGGAGATGACAAGGGTGCTCCTGCCGATGGAGTTGGAGGCCACACAGGTGTAATTACCCCTGTCCACCAAGTGGGCAGCAGGTATGACCAGCTCCGACAGAGCAGTATCTTCTGCAGTAGATGAGGTCAACactgggtggggagagagcaaAACAGTTCCAATAGATATTTCTCTGACAGAAAGCTGGACAGCATTCAGCAatgctaattattattatttttctgagcTGAAGGTGACGATTTATTAAGCATATGTTTGGTGCCAGGTGTTTGCCTCTCAGCACCCCTGTAAGGTAAGTACCCCATTTTTACACATAACAAGTTGAGGATTGGAGTGATTAAGCAACTTGCCCCTTGTGAGAAATGATCAGAGGCAGTGACTGATCTGGAACCTTGCTCTTCTGCCTACGGAGACCACATTGTCAACTTCACTAGCTGCTCCCACCAAACTACCAGAAGCCTCACTGAGCCAACATCACGGTTTCTGGGAGATCTCTCGCCACCGTGTGATACTGTGAGCTTCAAGAAGGGTCTTTTTTGCCTGCCAGGTATAGAgaggctcagagtctggagccaaaTGCCTGGGTTCTATCCCTTAAAAAGTATATGGTCCTGGACAAGTTGCTAAGATTCTCTtggcttcaattttctcatcagtaaaatgggatgataatagTATCCTTTATGTAGGTTTGATACTAAGTGCTTAGTGCTAGCTGTTGTTATTACTGAGAGGATACATATAATACGGTACCAAAGAAACTGACttcaaagcattaaaaaagacaTGCATGCATCTCACGGCTCTTAAAAAGGCTACAACAATAAATTCCACATTTCTCCTTCATTGGTATTTAACCTCAAGCCAATAAGATGTGATCAAAATGATGGGAAAAAATCAACAGTTCAGTTAGTTAggtattttttaatcttccagTGGTTTTTCACTATGCACAACAAATATCTGGATAACTGACTATATTTCTCAAGTTTTACTCAGATATTTCTAGTTGTCTTCTAGACTTCAGGATATCCCTAGGGAAGCCACCTCTGGCCTGTGATATGTCCCAGTGCTGCAGGGTAGCATTAAAGGTGATTCCATCGAATGTATGAAAGCAGACCATAGAATTTCAGAAAATGAGAAgcaggtttgaatcccagttgTGAGGCCCATGGAGGTCACTTCCTCATCCAGGGTCCCAGTAGTACAACTTTAAGCCGATAAGGTCTGAACAACACAGTGGTGGCAAGTGTAAAATTCAGTCTATATGTAGGAATTTCCAACCTTGCCCAATGGTAAGAATTagttggggaaagaaagaggggagaagagggaactCTTGTTAATTTACATTATTCTTACGTCCTCCCCTGGACACAGTAAATCTGAATTTCCAGGGCAGGAGCCTGGAAATCTTATTTCAAACAAATACCCCAGGTAAGTCTGCTCCagcaaatttaagaaataagtaaTAGTCTCTAGAATGAGTCCTAGTCAGAAattctatgatttaaaaatacatagtatcGTATTTTGCATCTAGAAGACTCTCAGAGAATATATTTGttcatgtataattttataatatttatagaatatgttAAGCCAGCTccaatacatatatttacatatatacatgtatatcctATAGGGATCTGTATGCAATCACTTAAAATCATGCCAATAGTGGAACTATATCTTGGAAACTTTCCTGTTGTGGTGAGTATAATTTAAGGCTATCCCAATCTTCCCCACACCTTTATTTCATGATTGACCCAGTTTAGAACCTCTCTACTGAGGATAGGGTTGCTGTAGACCTCAGTCTTTCCCAAGACACATTGAGAGGGTCCATGTGGCTTACCATCAAATTCTCTCCACATGCTCAGAGGATAAGTCCATACAATGGTTGGTGAGGGACTGGCCTGTGCCAGGCATCTCAGGGTCACATTCTGTCCCATCTGGATGGTGACACTGGCATTGGAGGTTGAGATCTGTGGCTTCATGCAAACACTGAGCTCAGTTTCATGAAAAAGCTGCCCTGCTTTGGAGAGAGGGTGTTGGCACACCAGGTAGGAATTCACCAGGATGACTGGAATGCTGTTGGACTTTACAAATTGGACAAGTCCCCTCAGGCGACAGTCACATAGCCAGGGGTTGTCGTGCAGTGCCAGCACCAAACTGGAGTGAATCCTGGCTCCGCAGCCAGGCTGATGGGGTTTCTGGTAGGCCAGCCAGTTCGAGAAGACACCCTTGGATACAACTGTAAGCCTATTGGAGGATAGGTCAAGGTAGGTCAGATTGACCAAGAACTGAAGAGCCAGCTCAGGGAGCACGTCAATCCTGTTGTGTTTGAGATCCAAGACCCTCAGAAGAGGGGTGGCTTGGAATGCTGTCCATGGCACTGAACGAAGTTTGTTCCCCTCCAGTCTCAGCTCTTTCAGTTCTGACAGGTGCTCCAGGGCTCCTAGGTGTATCACAGTGATGTTGTTAAAATTAAGCCAAAGGTATTCCAACGTGCTCATGTTGATGAAGGACCCTTGGGGTAGTTCGAATAAGGGTGAATTTTCAATTCTCAACCGCTTTAACTCTTCAGGAAGTTTCCTTGGGATCATTCCCAAAGAGGTAGACATGCACTGCAGAGCCCTGTACAAGAAACCACAAAATCTTTAAGATGAACATCAGGGAAGTGAGATCAGGTTTATTCTGGCATTAGATGtatgaattagaagaaaaaaatatatatgctattcACTTGAAATAAAAGAGACCCATTTTGGTAAAAGTGCACAATTCTCCAAAGTTCAGCACCAACTAGAGATTTGCTGATTTCCTGCCAAATCTAGGCCTGTTCCCACTCCATAACTTCCCCAAATAAAACCCATCCCCTACAACCTTCTGGCATCTTGTTAGCACAGCGCACCTGCCGAAACTGTCCTCTGAGCAGGTACATCCTGGTAGACAGGATGGCTGAGCTGCATATGAATCCAGAAAGACCAGAACTAGCAGGCAATAGTGAGAAAATGAAGCCATATTCCCCTGTAAGAAACTACCTTGCAAGTTTTGAGTAAGTATAGTCCAAGCTTCCGAGTGGCAAATCCTATTATTGGTAATCCATGGTGATGTAGGTCAGCACAGCAGTGGCAAAGTCCCTGGATGCTCTGAGGTCTGTTATGGCCCAGATCACAAGCTCAATAAGAACTCATGAAGAGAGAGCTATGTGTCTTAACTAAGGTCACAAAATTTATCCTTTTTCTAGTTCTCAAGTCTAGAAAGCAAACTCTAAGCCAGTTGTCCTATTC
This window of the Prionailurus viverrinus isolate Anna chromosome D2, UM_Priviv_1.0, whole genome shotgun sequence genome carries:
- the LRIT2 gene encoding leucine-rich repeat, immunoglobulin-like domain and transmembrane domain-containing protein 2, which translates into the protein MASFSHYCLLVLVFLDSYAAQPSCLPGCTCSEDSFGRALQCMSTSLGMIPRKLPEELKRLRIENSPLFELPQGSFINMSTLEYLWLNFNNITVIHLGALEHLSELKELRLEGNKLRSVPWTAFQATPLLRVLDLKHNRIDVLPELALQFLVNLTYLDLSSNRLTVVSKGVFSNWLAYQKPHQPGCGARIHSSLVLALHDNPWLCDCRLRGLVQFVKSNSIPVILVNSYLVCQHPLSKAGQLFHETELSVCMKPQISTSNASVTIQMGQNVTLRCLAQASPSPTIVWTYPLSMWREFDVLTSSTAEDTALSELVIPAAHLVDRGNYTCVASNSIGRSTLVISLQVQPAQTLSVPHSAFFPSDGNAYVDLRVVKQTVHGILLEWFAVVDTPEEKWFTLYIASDETLKKEVVHIGPGINTYAVDDLLPSTKYEACLSLGGQPPRRGRCVVFVTGRDHGELEGRERLLHITVVLCAVLLAVPVGAYVWAAQAPCSCREWGLHCCPHRRKAPRCPRAVPQHRDCSYREHIAVCEDRLGHRDDDGDEEKDGEEDRG